In the genome of Impatiens glandulifera chromosome 6, dImpGla2.1, whole genome shotgun sequence, the window TTGCTAGTATCTAAAATCTTTTGTGAGTTATATAAATAGGATTCACTAAGTATGTTCGAAGTTTTTGATAATTGTTGGAAAGTTTGGATTAAAGTAATTGATTTGGCTAGCGAACTAGTTATTTTGAATTGAAGAAAATGTAGGTTCAACAACAAGTCCTCATCAAACATAAATAGATCTACATATTTGGTTATCATCCcgattattttttaatgggATATCTATTATAGATTAATTGTTGAATCTTCAAAATTATTGTAGTCGTACAATGCCTACAATTTTTTTCGACATTTAAGTAACAAACTGCCTaaacaaaacataaacaaaatgaGATGCAAAAATTGgtaaaaacataacaaaataaaacaaccAATACTAAATTGAAAGTGAACGAAGACTTCTAAGTCAATAAGTTATGACTGATTGATACTAATACATATTGAAAAATAGGATACGTTCTAATAAATAAGAACAATAAGAAAATTAAgtaaaagaagaacacaagatcTCCAATTTCTTTAGTTGACATTCAAACTTTATAATAATCTCTCCATCACACAATTCACAATCAACCCCCAAGTTTTCATCATCCAACTTATCTTCATGGAAAGTATAAACCTGccaaatatgttaaataatattttcaagattcaaataaataatttaacaagaGATTAGgttaataattcattattaatctTACTTCCACACTTCAATCTGCGTGGGACAGTTCGGCCGCAATCTCTTAGAATTTTCGACACCTTCTTGACATCGAGAAGAGCCGCCAACTTAGCATCGATGATGGGGCAGACACATTCATAGTGACATGTTCTTATGACCCTATAACAGGCAGCAGAAGGAGACTTCCCAAAAATCACTTCCTTAGTCAATGCCTTGTTGTGTCTCTCGAGAGCACTGGCTTTTGAGTTGGGCTCTGAGTTGAGACCGGGATCGATACAATTATTATCAAAACTATGCACATGGCTAGAACTGGTCTAACCGGCGACAACCCATTTCTTGGCTTGATTGATAATAATGTGTTATATTAATTTCCTTTTGGCTGGATTGATGTGAATgaaagaatttttaatttttttgggaacAAATTAGTCCTAATGGAAATGGCCTACTAGTGTCTTAGTGACTTTGGCTAGTGGTTTGAAAACAAAAAGTTTTTTTTGACAAGTGGGTTGTGGACTGGGTTTTTAGATAAATAGaaacttttatttatgtttttttatcttaatcATAATcatgttcaaaaataattttaagtagaATGAGAAACAATCACAAATTTTGCAACAAAACTCAAACTTAGGATAAAAAGAATGAATCATCCTGCCTAGTTTAGATGAGTAgtatatatgaaaataacatAAACTCTTAATTGAAAGTGTagtcattattaatttatcattattgtaACTAATTGAGCTCCacttggtaaaaaaaaatataaaaatactaagaTAATATGGTTACTATATGTgaacaaaattgaaaaataattgaacaatttTGATCTAGATTCAATGAAACACACTAATTGATTTCACATATGTCCCGACAATGACTAAATAATTAGTGGATGGCGAGTGTACTTTTTCTTTTGCATCCATTAGCATGCCAGATATGACTATGAAACAAAAGGTTAGTAGTTTTTTAAATTCACCTTAGTctgaattttattaataatctgttgttatttgaaatatttaaagttcttattttttttttaaaggataCGGATTTATAGGGTATTAATATAAAAggataaaagaatattaataaataatattttagttaatgggattataaaaatgaagtaaaataatatttgattagattgatattattttaaaaaattcaacttagtttatttaaaaaaaaggttgattttaaagaagtttaaaaaaacttaaaaaatattaatttataataatataatatatattttttaaaataaaatagataatattttaatatttcgattaataaatttagtaatatAATGGAtgaaaatgagtaaaataatatttgaatatagaaaaaaaataatagaaaaaagacATACATCACATTCTGTCATTTCCCATTGTATAAGAAGGTTTAGTTCATTCAAAAACAGTTCAAATGACTTGACTTTGAGTCtttaatctctctatatattaattgtatACCATGGCAAAGTCATCTTTGGAAACAATAGGAATCCATACCATTTGAATTAGGGTGTTGAACATCTGCCTACATTCAATTTAGgattatattctaaaattttgatttgatttgatatatataactcttatataatataatcaacttatattatatttttttgtatggaGAAGAGAAAACTTATATCATGCCTTAAACTATATATAGATACATTGTTATAGTTTGaactttcaataaataaataaaaaaagcaTTACTAGTTTAAGATTGaaaatataacaatatttaaaaaataatacaagagTTTCACAATAAATAATAGGCCATAACTTAAGTATGCTATGGGTcataatttgttcaaaataatgtGGGATATAGTCTATAAGATATAAAATGAAAAGTTCATATCACTTTTCTATCTTAGTAACAAAATGATGTGAATAGCTTAGTCTCATAAAGGTTTTGAGTTCGAGTCCGACAGGCGGCAAGTTCCGTTCGTCTAGTTAattggataatttttttttacggaCTATTTGTTTAATTCGCGAAAATTAATCGCACTCTAATGAAAAAACGATGcagcatttaaaaaaaataataataataataatatggcATAGTTTGTCTAATCATCAACCAATACAATGGGCATTgctttctaataaaataaaaaaaataaaaaagaacttatGCTAAACTTTTAACATGCCCATATTATCATCGTTTGTTTAATCATATCATTCATCAACCATTACAACATTTTTGCTAtcaggaaaaaaaaaatctaagtatTTCTTTAGTTAGTTAGAACTTGGAATGACTTCCACCATTATGGCCCTCAGGAACCTCTAATCTTTCATCTTTTAGACAAACTTCATATTGTTGTTAAACTTGattattataaaacttttcaaaaaaacaatttagttaGTCAATCAATACAGTCAAACCcgaaaaaaaaatcgaaaattttattttataagaatattattattattattatatatatatatataattaagtatttttatacgtccattatttaaaagtatatataaatctaaaattattaattcatttatttgaataaataatattacttttaatttataaatataaatttaccttttttcttataaatttgtaaaatcaaaattgtttataaactcgtaaaatcgtaaaagatttttatcgtaaatttaaattcataagagttaactaaaaaaattaaaaataaactctgatttacaaattttttttctacaacaatttatttaatgCTAATTTTTAAGAACTGTAATTGACAGTGAAATGAAATAACTCACCATTGCAATAACCTTTTCAATAAACACGTATTTCTAgggaaatttttttaaaaatatatgttgcaaattataatactaaaaatgaaaaaatgtaatttttgtaaagagtttaataaatataagattgtaaCTAATATAgtaatagagaaaataaatgacaaacaaatattttcgcaaaataaaataagtttaaatgtttaaaaaaatatttagcaaCAAATTATCATGATAAACATAAGAAAATTCTACATGCATTTGTTATCATGTATCTCAACATCACTTATTTTGCACTTTTATTCCTGTAAGTGATTGTTTCACTTGTAAAATTGTTTATCATAGAAGAAATGTTACTGAACAattaaagtattacaaaattatGAGTTATGAATGTTAAACCATCTCAATTTATTTTACATGATTGAAAGTTTTTCGAAAGAGTCAAAATGACATCTTCTTTCATTTAAAGagtttcatttaattaattaattgcacATGTTTTGTaagcaataaatatatatatatatatatatatatatatatatatatatatattaatttttatattagatAGACATGACTATTTGAATCCTTAAGTTTCTATTGTAATTATAACTTTATATAGGTTTTCAGTATTTTtctatattgtttatttttttatgaaattaatatcaaataaataattaaattaagtaataaaaacaattttattcaaatatatgttaattcCACCTATAACATAACATCTAGAATTTAAAATCTAGTGTCTACATGCCTATCTAGCAATAGATAGATAATTAACATTTACTTAGAGTGTATACAGGaaatatgttaatttgattagaATTGGCATAAGAAAATCGAATTGACTCATGAGGGTATAGACTTCCCCCTTCCTTCAGAAGACAATTCCCTGCCCCATTCACTAGGATCGAACCTGACCTGTAAATGAGGGCACGTTGTAAACCACTGCATTTCAAGTCCACTTCAGCTTGAACGCATCTACATGTGTTTGTAATAGTTACATTCCAAGACGATATCCCTGTCGATGTTGATGTTGGTGTCTGTTTTACGTGTATAGTGCTAATTGGACACGTCGCTGCAGATTAATAAGTTAATCATATTGTGAATGATTTTATGGATTCAatgattaaaactaaaaaatcaatttttaccTTGATGGGGAATTCTCAAGTTAGCATCTGTTAAAATGATACCTATTCataataagaaagaaagaaaacaataaaaaaaacaatttaaaaaaaaaaacaatatagaCTAGAGATggtggaaaaataaaataccacaaaataatataacaaataaacattcaaatttCACTCCTTCCAttgaaatgtatttttaattatagatatattatgAGAAAGGGTGTGTTTTCTCTAGTGACTTattgttgtttatatataaaatcaatgtattaaaataggaaaatattaataaacctAGCTAATTGTGTTAATCTTGATGTaaagattaaattatatttggccattgtgataaataaatgaagttaattatagtaattttaatgatgattattattatttatttgtttttattttctaagcAACTAGTAAatctgaaaaatatttataaaatatttaagaggTGCTAGTTaaagatattaattaatttttttttagattatgatttattacctttaaaaaaaattactaaaattgtttttattattattcattttatttaatatttaaatttttgaataatttttatttattgatttttatttcctaAACAAGTAGTAAATCtgaaaaagatttataaaatatttaagatggGCTAGTTAAAGATAATAATGAGTTGTTTTTAGATTATGAACTATtacctttaaataattattaaaattgttttattattattccttttatttattatttaatattttcactaTATATTTAGGTAAGTagctaaatttgaaaaatttattgaatatcatatcatattaatataatattatatagcTACTTACCTAAAtgtagttaaaattttaaaaactttgttAGGTAAGTatctaaatttgaaatattatatttatctaaataattagtGGACGGTGGAGAATACTTTTTCTTTTGTATCCCTGGGTTTTTTTAactatagtttttttatttaaaaaatatttgttaatggTGATGTTTAAGagtaagtttttttaataaaataaatttaaaaaatattaatataaaatgatatttaaaaaaaatagagagtattttattattttatttatattattaatgatataatatatgaaataaagtttaattaagtttgatttttttttttaaacctacATTCAATTTAGGATTTCAAAAAGTAATATTAGAATcatattctaaaattttgattgatatatagtttataattcttatataatatttaaatcacCTTAACTTTGTACCTTGTATAGTTTGAACTATCAATAAAAACTCATTACTtgtttaagattaaaaataaaacaaacattttcttgcaaatacaaaacaaatacaagacttttatattaaataatggAACATTGCTAAAGTATGCTATGGGTTAcgatttgttcaaaataatgtGGGATATAGCCTATAAGATGAAAAAGCACATTTATTAGGGATCCAAAAGTCCTCTTATTCTAGACTTTTAACATACCCATATTATCATAGTTTGTTTAATCATCAATCATTACAATTGTTTGGtttttatactttaaataagttgaacataattaaacatcatttaatttcacttctcataattatattattaaatttattaacaattataaaaaaaaatatttaattcattaaaaaaaatactaaatatctttttaaaagaaattattttatcattatatattaaactttaagtatttttatcaagaaaaaattgaatttttcaaatcatcattgttcataatatttttaaataatccactaattattttaaaaaccttATACCATATAAGGAATGTATGTGAATATGCCTTTGTCTAGTTGAAAACGATTTCAAAGTAGAGTAGTGGACActatattatctttaaaatataatgatttaaaatggTGTAAAACTCtaatatgtgcatgaaaaaatttAGTATTATGGTAAGTTATGTGTTACAGGGAGGTAAAATCGAcgactcacttacttttgcattgacAAGAGACACTACTATCTAGAGTCTTTTACAGCTGATATGGACACCtacatatttgattaaatatctcgattaattttttttgtactATCAAGTTGGAGAGAAATCATCGAATCTTCAATTATTGTAGTCGTTCGTTATATAATTTTTCGACTTTAAGTAACAAACCATGCAAAATGGGATGCAAATTTAgcaaaaaaacaaatctaaccCAACATTGATAGTAAACTAGACTTGCATAACTTATTAATTCTAATACATATAGAAAAATAGGACACTTTCTAAggaaagatatattattataagtaagaatataaaacaattaagtAAAATAGAAACACAAAtttccaatttatttattaaacattcaaacttataaataatctttcatTCTCCCCACCACACAAATCATAAACAACcctttatttattagatattcCAACTTATAAAAAATCTCTCATTCTTTCCACCACACAAATCACAATTAACTCAGAAACTTTCATCATCCAACTTATCTTCATGGAAAGTATTAGCAcgtaacaaaataatattattaagattcaaataaatattaatttaacaagaGATTcggttaataattaattattaattgtaCTTTCTATATACTTGAATGTGCGTGAGACTATggtgggtcggtacggtataacttaatgttttatccatatttTATGCTTTACCgaaaattttggtatacaaaaaattaatatttttactttaccttgattttggtataccttaattttggtatacaaaaaatccatacatttaccttaccttgatttcagtatactttaatttcggtacggtatcgatATTACATCTTtaatacctaaaaaacatattaaatttaaaaaaaaatcaatttaatatagttattacATAAACGTTACGCAAtactaaaaacatatatttatcataaactaaaatattcattttaaaatctaacatttgtaaaaattaataaatattaaaattaaaattagtttaaagaaAATTGGATTTAACAAAACTAACATTATTAAATCTCaaattgcatatattgaataatattttagtataattatattttgatattattcaaatattatatttctataatcaaattaatatcaaatttatttaattatttcgttataagtattatatatatatatatatatatatatatatatatatatatattattttaatttagaaatattatttcactattttgatatatatcaatatactaaaattttaaaaatctcatatatTTATCGTAACAATAATTTTACTATCGGTACCATATCTTaccttttttcggtataccttaaaaatcgatatattttatatattgcggtacagtattttcgatatatttataatatcgGTAAAATTTCTCACCTCTACGTAGTAGAGTTCGACGAAAGTAACTTTAATCAAGAAAAACTTCATTTTTCCAAAATTatcattattcataatttttaaatcatcCACCCTTTTACCAAACAAGGAATGTATGTGAATATGTCTTTGtctagttaaaaaatatttcaatcagAATAGTGGACACTATACTCTTTAAATAAGtatgattttaaattgtataaaactctatttatgtgaataaaaaatgttaataaataaaatgaaatcgacaactcacttatttttgtatttataagtCTTTTGCGGCTGATATGGAGGCatacatatttgttttaatatctcaattatttttgtgtacTATTGgattggagagaaatcgtcgaatcTTCAATAATTGATGTCGTTCGTTACgcagttttttttttacaattaagtAACAAACTGCACAAAATGGGATGCAAattagcaaaaataaataaaaacaaatctaaCACACAAAATTGAAAGTAAACTGAACTTTCATAACTTATTGATACTAATACATATAGAAAAATATGACACTTTCTAAGAAAAAATATCTTGTTCTAAAGAagaatataaaacaattaagtAAAATAGAAACACAATATctccaatttatttattagacattcaaacttataaataatctcTCATTCTCTCTCCACCACACAAGTCACAATCAATCCCAATTTATTTAGTAGATAttcaaacttataaataatctcTTCTTTCTATCACACAAGTCACAATCAATCCCCAAAACTTTCATCATGCAGTTTATCTTCATGGAAAGTATAAGCCTGTcacatttaacaaaataatattaattattaagattcaaataaatattaatttaacaagaGATTAggttcataattaattattaatcttacTTCCACACTTTAATCTGTGTGGGACAGCTCGGCCACATTCTCTTAGGATCTTCGACACCAACTTGACATTGAGAAGAGCCGCCAACATAGCATCGATGGCGGGGCAGGCACATTCATAGTGACCAGTTCTTATGAGCCTACAACAAGCGGCAGAAGGAGATTTCCCAAAAATCATTTCCTTACATAATTCAATGCCTTGTTGTCTCTCATGAGAGCACTGGCTTAGGGTTGGGCGCTGAGCTAAGACCGGGATCGATACaattatcatcaaaattatgctCATAGCTAGAATTTGTCCGACCCGGCAACAAGCCATTTCTTGGCTTGATTGATAATAATGTGTTATATTTCCTTTTGGTTGGATGGATATTGGTCTTTATTTATAGGGAAGGATTGACTAGTGTTTTAATGACTCGGGCATgtgtttggaaaaaaaaatactttgacAAGTGGGTTGTGAACATGGATTGCTGCTTAGGTGCTCCTATACAGGagtgagcataatttgggtttacccaaactcaatcctaacccaaacccaaaatattaatttaggttggttaatttgaattggtttgagtatgggttgggttgaatatgggttgggtttaatttgggttgggttagggttacccaaattatataaatttaatttaattctctattattaatccaatataaactaatcatctttcaactttaagtcgaacacatttttgacatgtttaacacgtttttaacatttttaacacgttttcacacttacaacacgttttttacacatttaacatgttttcacgtttttggcacgtttaacacgtttttgacatatttaacacgttttcacactaataacacgttttcacactaataacacctttttatcacgtttaatacgtttttcacatgtttaacaggtattcatgtttttgacacgtttaacacgtttttgacatatttaacacgttttcacactaataacacggttttcacatgtttaacacgtttttaacgtttttatcacatttaacacgtttttaacgtGTATAATATGTTTTAACGTGTTTtgcatgtttaatacgtttttgacatatataatacgttaacatgtttttgataagtttaacacggttttcacatttttggcacgtttaacacgtttttgacattttaacacgtttaacacgtttttgatatgtttaacacgtttaatacgtttttcacacgtttaacacgtttttcacaagtttaacatgttttcacgttttttgcatatttaacacgtttttgacatatttgacacgtttttcacacgataacacgtttttcacatttttggcacgtttaacatgttttcggctcatttaacacatttttagaacatttaacacattttgatacgtttaacacgttttcccaCGTTTTTAgaacatttaacacgtttttgcaaatataacatatttttgacatgtttaaatgtttttttgcatgttaacacattttgataagttttaacacatttttggcacgtttaacacattttttacatgtctagcacgtttttacgtttttggcacctttaacacgttttggcacgttaaatgtgtgaaaaacgtattaaacatgtcaaaaacgtattaaacgtgccaaaaatatggaaaacatgtcaaaatgtgttaaacgtgccaaaaacgtaaaacaaatgtgtgaaaatgtgttaaacatgttaaacgtgtcaagaatgtgaaaaacttaaaatacaaattaaatgtgttaaaatgtgttaaacatgtcaaaaacgtaaaaaaacgtatcaaaatgtattaaatgtgtcataatcatgaaaaacgtgttaaacatgctaaaaacatgaaaaacgtgtaaaacgtgttcaacatatcaaaatgtggtaaacgtgccaaaaatgtgtttaacatgtcaaaaacgtgtcaaaacgtgttaaacgtgtcaaaaacgtattaaacgtgtcaaaaatgtaaaaatgtgttaaacgtgccaaaaacgtgaaaaacgtgtcaaaatgtgttaaatgtgtcatattcgtgtcaaatgtgttcaacatgtcaagaacgtgttaaacgtatcaaaacgtgttcaacgtgtcaaaaatgtgttaaacgtgccaaaatcgtgttcaacgtgtcaagaacgtgttaaacgtgtgaaaaacgtattaaaagtgtgaaaaacgtattaaacatgtcaaaaatgtaaaaaacgtgttaaaatgttaaatgtgtcaaaatgtgccaaaaacgtaaaaatgtagaaaacgtcaaaaacgtgttaaacggataaaaatgtgttaaatgagtcaaaatacatgttaaatgaaaaaattaaaaaataataatttgggttaccatattagtaaataatatgagtTGAGTTACGGgttagataaatttaatttgggttggatAATACGGGTTAAATTTACCCGTTTGATCACCcctactttatatatatatataatatttcacagAAATACTCCAGATTTAATTCTTATAcaatatttaaatcatatttatagtCTATTATAATCCACttatatcataattttcttatttagaaaaaaatacttataacgTGTCTTGACTTTGTACCTTGTATAATTTGAAGTTATAAAAAATGCATTgctaatttatgattaaaaataaattaaaatttaaagaaaataaaagtacaaaacaaatacaagacTTTCATATTAAATAATGGGTCATAACTTAAGTATGCAATAGGTtacaatttgttcaaaataatgtGAAATAACTTCCCATCTTTCATCTTTTAGACATAGAATATGTAAATATATCTTTGTCTagttggaaaaaaaaatcaaactaaagTAGTGGGCACTATAcaatctttaaataattatgatttaaaatgatataaactttaataatgcatgaaaaaatgttagtataatGGTAAGTCATATATATTACAAGGAGGTGAAATAAACTACTCACTTTTGCATTGCATGGACAAGATTCTTTACTATCTAGAGTCTTTTGCGGCGGTTATGAAGGCCtacatatttgaattaatatatcGATTATTTTTTGTGTACTATCgggttggagagaaatcgtcgataTGTAGTTTTTCGACATTTAAGTAACAAACCGCGCAAAATAGGTtgcaaaattaacaaaaatgaaagaaaaacaaatctaaCACAAAATTGAAAGTAAACTAGACTTGTATAACTTATTGATACTAATACATATAGAAACATATGACACTTTCTATGGGAAGTGCTCTTATTCTAagtaacattataaaataactaagtaaattaaaataagaacacaagatctccaatttatttattagacattcaaacttataaataatatctcaTTCTTATTAGATAttcaaacttataaataatctcTCATTCTTTCCACTACACAAGTCACAATCAACTTCCAAACTTTCATTGATCCAAATTATCTTTATGGAAAGTATAAGCCTGTCATatgtaacaaaataatattattaagatacaaataaatattaatttaacaagaaaatgagagattagttttataattaattattaatcttacTCCCACACAGAAGAAATTTGTTTGCTGGGACAACTCGGCCACAGTCACTTGAATCAAGAAAAActtcacattttcaaaattatcattattcatagtttttaaaataatccactaattatttcaaaaacctTATACCAAATGAGAAATGAATGCGAACATGTCTTTGTCTAGTTGAAAAAGATTTCAAACTAAGGTAGTGAGCACTATACTGTCggtaaataattatgatttaaaattgtataaaattttaacatgtgcatgaaaaaatgttaatattatgGTAAGTCATATGTATTATAAGAAAGTAAAATTACgaatttcttatttttacatTGACAAGTGTCGCTACTATCTAGAGTCTTTTGCGGATGATAGGAAGTTCtacatatttgatttaatatctCGATTATTTTCTTGTGTAATATCGGGTTTAAGAGAAATCGTCAAATCTTCAATAATTATAGTTGTACGGTAGGTTGTTTTCGACATTTAAGTAACAAATCGTGCAAAATGGGATGCAAAATagcaaaaacaaaagaaaaacaaatctaacacaaaattgaaaataaactaCTTACATAACTTATTGATactaatatgtattatatagaaaattagaatataaaacAACTAAGTAAAATAGGAAAACAAGATctccaatttatttattagacattcaaacttataaataatcaCTCGTTCTCTCCACCACACAAATCAAAATCAACtcccaatttatttattagatattcaaacttataaataatctcTCATTCTTTCCACCACAAAATTCACAATCCACAATCAACCCCTCATCATCCAACTTATCTTCATGGAAAGTATAAGCCTGTTACatgtaacaaaataatattattaagattcaaataaatattaatttaacaagaGATtaggttaataattaattattaatcttacTTCCACACTGGAATCTGTGTGGGACAGCTCGGCCACAGTCTCTTAGGCCCTTCGACAGCATCTTGACATTGATAAGAGCCGCCAACATAGTATCGATGGCGGGGCAGGCACATTCATAGTGACCGGTTCTTACGAGCTGACAACAAGCGGCAGAAGGAGGTTTTCCAAAAATCACTTCCTTACATAATTTAATGCCTTGTTGTCTCTCATAAGAGCACTG includes:
- the LOC124942394 gene encoding uncharacterized protein LOC124942394; the encoded protein is MACCRVGQILAMSIILMIIVSIPVLAQRPTLSQCSHERQQGIELCKEMIFGKSPSAACCRLIRTGHYECACPAIDAMLAALLNVKLVSKILRECGRAVPHRLKCGSLYFP